The following are from one region of the Qipengyuania flava genome:
- a CDS encoding potassium transporter Kup, protein MNDTAPALDPIPEGDSAKGQHGHGHSGSKAALAVGAIGVVFGDIGTSPLYAFRETFAGAANIAIDRLHVLGVVSLIFWSMVIVVALQYVTILMRADNKGQGGSLALIALISRHIGQTKYAWLVVLLGVFATSLFYGDSMITPAISVLSAVEGLTVVDPGLQSYVIPIALVLLVCLFVLQQRGTAKVGALFAPVMIVWFATLAGLGLNQIIQHPEILWALNPYYAVMFFVTDGFVAFLAMGAVVLAVTGSEALYSDMGHFGRGPMRLSWFGFVMPCLLLNYFGQGAMIASLPPEQAAEVVRNPFFLLAAEEFRLPLVILATVATFIASQAVISGAFSITHQAMQLGFMPRMTIRHTSETEAGQIYIPVINWALMVAVIILVLTFQSSSNLAAAYGIAVTGAVTIDTLLMGVLFVGVWKWKWWYAAPVVIFFLIIDGAYFAANLFKVPQGGWFPLVVGLVAFTLLTTWARGRKLMRDRMSETALPIEIFAKSAKNSATRVPGTAIFMASQTAGVPSALLHNIKHNKVLHERVVILTVLIADTPYVDASERCEMQDLGDGFYRAILHYGFMQETDVPQGLKEMTRCGGEFDMMHTSFFLSRQTLLPSDKPGMPIWREKIFAWMLRNAATAMDFFRLPTNRVVELGSQVEI, encoded by the coding sequence GCGCCAGCGCTAGACCCGATCCCCGAGGGCGACTCCGCCAAGGGGCAGCATGGTCATGGCCATTCCGGATCCAAGGCCGCCTTGGCCGTGGGCGCAATCGGCGTGGTCTTCGGCGACATCGGTACGAGCCCGCTCTACGCGTTCCGCGAAACCTTTGCCGGAGCGGCGAACATTGCGATCGACCGCCTGCATGTGCTCGGCGTCGTCAGCCTGATTTTCTGGTCGATGGTGATCGTGGTGGCCCTGCAATATGTCACCATTCTGATGCGGGCGGACAACAAGGGGCAGGGCGGCAGCCTCGCCCTGATCGCGCTGATCAGCCGCCATATCGGCCAGACGAAATACGCCTGGCTGGTCGTCTTGCTGGGCGTTTTTGCGACCTCGCTGTTCTACGGCGACAGCATGATCACGCCGGCGATCTCGGTGCTCTCCGCGGTCGAAGGCCTGACCGTCGTCGATCCTGGCCTGCAATCCTACGTCATTCCGATCGCCCTGGTGCTGCTGGTATGCCTGTTTGTCCTGCAGCAACGCGGGACCGCCAAGGTCGGCGCGCTGTTCGCGCCGGTGATGATCGTCTGGTTCGCGACGCTTGCCGGGCTGGGCCTTAACCAGATCATCCAGCACCCCGAGATCCTGTGGGCGCTCAATCCCTATTACGCGGTGATGTTCTTCGTCACCGACGGGTTCGTCGCCTTCCTCGCGATGGGCGCCGTGGTGCTGGCAGTCACCGGTTCCGAGGCGCTCTATTCGGACATGGGGCACTTCGGGCGCGGTCCGATGCGCCTTTCCTGGTTCGGTTTCGTGATGCCGTGCCTGCTGCTCAACTACTTCGGGCAGGGAGCCATGATCGCTTCGCTTCCGCCCGAGCAGGCAGCCGAAGTGGTTCGCAACCCGTTCTTCTTGCTGGCAGCTGAGGAATTCCGCCTGCCGCTGGTGATCCTCGCTACCGTGGCGACCTTCATCGCCAGCCAGGCGGTCATCTCGGGCGCGTTCAGCATTACCCACCAGGCCATGCAGCTGGGCTTCATGCCGCGCATGACGATCCGCCACACCAGCGAGACCGAGGCGGGCCAGATCTATATCCCGGTGATCAACTGGGCGCTGATGGTGGCGGTCATCATCCTCGTGCTGACCTTCCAGAGCTCGTCCAACCTCGCCGCTGCTTACGGCATTGCCGTGACCGGCGCGGTCACGATCGATACGCTGCTGATGGGCGTCTTGTTCGTTGGCGTTTGGAAGTGGAAATGGTGGTACGCCGCCCCCGTGGTGATCTTCTTCCTGATCATCGACGGGGCCTATTTCGCGGCAAACCTGTTCAAGGTTCCACAGGGCGGCTGGTTCCCGCTGGTCGTGGGCCTTGTAGCCTTCACCCTGCTCACCACCTGGGCGCGCGGGCGCAAGCTGATGCGCGACCGGATGAGCGAGACCGCGCTGCCGATCGAGATCTTCGCCAAGAGCGCCAAGAATTCCGCCACGCGCGTGCCGGGCACGGCCATCTTCATGGCCAGCCAGACCGCCGGCGTGCCTTCGGCGCTGCTGCACAACATCAAGCACAACAAGGTGCTGCACGAACGCGTGGTGATCCTGACCGTGCTGATCGCCGATACGCCCTATGTCGACGCGAGCGAGCGGTGCGAGATGCAGGACCTTGGCGACGGCTTCTACCGCGCGATCCTGCACTACGGCTTCATGCAGGAAACCGACGTGCCGCAGGGGCTGAAGGAAATGACCCGCTGCGGCGGTGAGTTCGACATGATGCACACCAGCTTCTTCCTGAGCCGCCAGACCCTGCTGCCGAGCGACAAGCCCGGCATGCCGATCTGGCGCGAGAAGATCTTCGCGTGGATGCTGCGCAACGCGGCGACGGCGATGGACTTCTTCCGCCTGCCGACCAACCGTGTGGTGGAGCTGGGGAGCCAGGTGGAGATTTAG
- a CDS encoding inner membrane-spanning protein YciB, whose amino-acid sequence MTEETKPKPKSGWLNILVDYGPLLVFLGVYKFYQPPETSTFGEIAAVIYGTIAFMMAAVAALVFSKLKFGHVSPMLILSTALIVGFGGLTIWLQDEKFIQIKPTAIYLLFGALLIGGWMRGKALLQILLEAAFEGVDKEGWLKLSRNWGIFFVFMAGLNEVLRMQLSFESWLWAKLWVFMPLSFLFTFTQIPMLLRHGLALEEKDEVLKDEPPTA is encoded by the coding sequence ATGACCGAAGAGACCAAGCCCAAGCCCAAGTCCGGCTGGCTCAACATCCTCGTCGACTATGGCCCGCTGCTGGTCTTCCTCGGCGTCTACAAGTTCTACCAGCCGCCCGAGACATCGACCTTCGGCGAGATCGCGGCGGTGATCTACGGCACGATCGCCTTCATGATGGCGGCGGTTGCGGCGCTGGTCTTCAGCAAGCTGAAGTTCGGCCACGTCAGCCCGATGCTGATCCTCTCGACCGCGCTGATTGTCGGCTTCGGCGGCCTCACCATCTGGCTGCAGGACGAGAAGTTCATCCAGATCAAGCCGACCGCGATCTACCTGCTGTTCGGCGCGCTGCTGATCGGCGGGTGGATGCGCGGCAAGGCGCTGCTGCAGATCCTGCTCGAGGCGGCCTTCGAGGGCGTCGACAAGGAAGGCTGGCTCAAGCTGTCGCGCAACTGGGGCATCTTCTTCGTGTTCATGGCCGGGTTGAACGAAGTCCTGCGAATGCAACTGAGCTTCGAAAGCTGGCTCTGGGCCAAGCTGTGGGTCTTCATGCCATTGAGCTTCCTCTTCACCTTCACGCAAATCCCGATGCTCCTGCGCCATGGCCTCGCGCTGGAGGAAAAGGACGAGGTGCTGAAGGACGAGCCGCCGACCGCGTGA
- the ftsY gene encoding signal recognition particle-docking protein FtsY: MTEKQSWTDRLFGGFRKTSEKLTSNLTEVVSTAKLDDATLDDVEDALILSDLGPAAAARIREKLREKRFGLEISETELKEAVAEEIAAILRPVAKPLEITAFPRPQVLLVIGVNGSGKTTTIAKLAHLFQEDDYAVMLAAGDTFRAAAIGQLQTWADRIDVPIVRGPEGGDPASIVFDAVKQATDVGTDALIVDTAGRLQNKRELMDELAKIRKVLGRLNPEAPHDVVLVLDATNGQNALSQIDVFKEVAGVTGLVMTKLDGTARGGVLVQAAEQYGLPIHAIGVGEKIDDLRPFDPDLVARVIAGVA; the protein is encoded by the coding sequence ATGACCGAGAAGCAGAGCTGGACCGACCGGCTGTTCGGAGGCTTCCGCAAGACCTCCGAAAAACTCACCAGCAACCTCACCGAAGTGGTGAGCACGGCCAAGCTCGACGACGCGACCTTGGACGATGTCGAAGACGCGCTAATCCTCTCCGACCTTGGCCCCGCCGCTGCAGCGCGCATCCGCGAGAAACTGCGCGAAAAGCGCTTCGGCCTCGAAATCAGCGAGACCGAACTGAAGGAAGCGGTGGCCGAGGAAATCGCGGCCATCCTGCGCCCCGTAGCCAAACCGCTGGAGATCACCGCCTTCCCCCGTCCGCAGGTGCTGCTGGTCATCGGCGTCAACGGCAGCGGCAAGACCACCACGATCGCCAAGCTCGCGCATCTCTTCCAGGAAGACGACTACGCCGTCATGCTGGCAGCGGGCGACACTTTCCGCGCGGCCGCCATAGGCCAGCTGCAGACCTGGGCGGACCGGATCGATGTTCCCATCGTGCGCGGCCCCGAAGGCGGCGACCCGGCAAGCATCGTGTTCGATGCGGTCAAGCAGGCGACCGATGTCGGCACCGACGCGCTGATCGTCGACACCGCCGGGCGCCTCCAGAACAAGCGTGAGCTGATGGACGAGCTGGCGAAGATCCGCAAAGTCCTCGGCCGCCTCAACCCCGAAGCGCCGCATGACGTGGTCCTCGTGCTCGACGCCACCAACGGCCAGAACGCCTTGAGCCAGATCGACGTGTTCAAGGAAGTCGCCGGGGTCACCGGCCTCGTCATGACCAAATTGGACGGTACCGCGCGCGGCGGCGTGCTGGTGCAGGCGGCCGAGCAATACGGCCTGCCGATCCACGCCATTGGCGTCGGCGAAAAGATCGACGATTTGCGCCCCTTCGATCCCGACCTTGTGGCGCGCGTGATTGCAGGGGTGGCCTGA
- a CDS encoding MiaB/RimO family radical SAM methylthiotransferase yields MSEAQVISLGCRLNISESEQIRAMLAKESDLVVVNSCAVTSEAVRQTRQAIRRARRANPDARLLVTGCAADIEREQLAAMPEVDGLVANTQKLDARAWNVPAEAPPVPQDRTRAFIAIQNGCDHACTFCVIPQGRGASRSLTIAQVLSEVERHLDHGAPEIVLTGVDVTSWGHDLPGAPPLGELVRAVIDSFPQLKRLRMSSLDGIEIDPLLFELFASEERVMPHLHLSLQHGHDLILKRMKRRHLRGDAVELVRRLKEQRPEIAIGADLIAGFPTESEEHHAANLSIIAELGIVHGHIFPYSPRPGTPAARMPQVERQTVKRRAAELRAATSQARDEWLASLVDKPHTVLAERDGTGYTPHFARVALPDSTPAGSLVTMTPTKHGNGLLE; encoded by the coding sequence GTGAGCGAGGCGCAAGTCATTTCGCTCGGCTGCCGGCTCAACATTTCCGAAAGCGAGCAAATCCGCGCCATGCTGGCGAAGGAAAGCGACCTCGTGGTGGTGAACAGCTGCGCCGTGACCAGCGAAGCCGTGCGCCAGACCCGTCAGGCGATCCGCCGCGCGCGACGTGCCAATCCCGATGCGCGGCTGCTGGTGACCGGCTGCGCCGCCGATATCGAGCGCGAACAGCTCGCCGCCATGCCCGAAGTGGACGGGCTGGTCGCCAACACGCAAAAGCTCGACGCGCGCGCCTGGAACGTGCCGGCCGAAGCCCCGCCCGTGCCGCAGGACCGCACCCGCGCCTTTATCGCCATCCAGAACGGCTGCGATCACGCCTGCACCTTCTGCGTCATCCCGCAGGGGCGCGGCGCCAGCCGTTCGCTGACTATCGCTCAGGTCCTGTCCGAAGTGGAACGCCACCTCGACCATGGCGCGCCGGAAATCGTGCTCACCGGCGTGGATGTCACCTCATGGGGGCATGACCTGCCCGGCGCCCCTCCCCTGGGGGAGCTTGTCCGAGCGGTGATCGACTCCTTCCCCCAGCTCAAGCGCCTGCGCATGTCCTCGCTCGACGGGATCGAGATCGACCCGCTGCTGTTCGAGCTGTTTGCGAGCGAGGAACGGGTGATGCCGCACCTCCATCTCTCGCTCCAGCACGGGCACGACCTCATCCTGAAGCGCATGAAACGGCGGCACTTGCGCGGCGATGCGGTGGAACTCGTCAGGCGCCTGAAAGAGCAGCGCCCCGAAATCGCAATCGGCGCCGACCTCATTGCCGGTTTCCCGACGGAAAGCGAGGAGCATCACGCGGCCAATCTCTCGATCATCGCCGAACTCGGGATCGTCCACGGCCACATCTTCCCTTATTCGCCCCGCCCCGGCACGCCCGCAGCGCGCATGCCGCAGGTCGAGCGCCAGACGGTCAAGCGCCGCGCGGCCGAACTGCGCGCGGCCACCTCGCAGGCGCGCGACGAGTGGCTGGCGTCGCTCGTCGATAAGCCCCACACCGTCCTCGCCGAGCGCGACGGGACAGGCTACACACCCCATTTCGCCCGTGTGGCGCTGCCCGACAGCACGCCCGCAGGCTCCCTTGTCACGATGACGCCGACCAAGCACGGAAATGGCCTTCTAGAATGA
- the dapF gene encoding diaminopimelate epimerase, whose protein sequence is MRVDFTKMHGLGNDFVVLDARTQALPAMTNAAAKAIADRRTGIGCDQLILLEPSDAADFRMRIFNHDGGEVEACGNASRAVALLHGEAASVETSGGTIHVEPHAMGASVDMGTPRFDWDAIPLAYGMDTAVMPVGWEGLDQPGAVNVGNPHVIFFVEDTDAVPLEKLGPEIEHDPLFPERVNVNVATIEDRTHIRLRVWERGVGLTRACGTGACATAIHAMRRGLVEREVTVTLPGGDLVIAWDESNCIRMTGPATESYRGSFEWDHFG, encoded by the coding sequence ATGCGGGTTGATTTCACCAAGATGCACGGTCTGGGCAACGACTTCGTCGTGCTCGACGCACGCACCCAGGCCCTGCCCGCTATGACCAACGCGGCCGCCAAGGCCATCGCTGACCGGCGAACGGGCATCGGCTGCGACCAGCTGATCCTGCTCGAACCGAGCGATGCAGCGGATTTCCGCATGCGCATTTTCAACCATGACGGCGGCGAGGTGGAAGCTTGCGGCAACGCCAGCCGCGCAGTTGCGCTTCTCCACGGCGAAGCGGCCAGCGTGGAGACCAGCGGCGGCACGATCCATGTCGAACCGCACGCCATGGGCGCCAGCGTCGACATGGGCACTCCGCGCTTCGACTGGGACGCGATCCCGCTCGCTTATGGCATGGATACGGCGGTCATGCCGGTGGGCTGGGAGGGCCTGGACCAGCCCGGCGCGGTCAATGTCGGCAACCCGCATGTGATCTTCTTCGTCGAAGACACCGATGCCGTGCCGCTCGAAAAGCTCGGCCCGGAAATCGAGCACGATCCGCTCTTTCCCGAACGCGTGAACGTCAACGTCGCCACGATCGAGGACCGCACCCACATCCGCCTGCGCGTATGGGAGCGCGGCGTGGGGCTCACGCGCGCCTGCGGCACCGGCGCCTGCGCCACGGCCATCCACGCCATGCGCCGCGGGCTGGTGGAGCGCGAGGTGACCGTCACGCTTCCCGGCGGCGACCTCGTCATCGCCTGGGACGAAAGCAACTGCATCCGCATGACCGGCCCGGCCACCGAAAGCTATCGCGGCAGTTTCGAATGGGACCACTTCGGGTGA
- a CDS encoding putative bifunctional diguanylate cyclase/phosphodiesterase — protein MSGGRDASGREHDLITLGIAFAAIILFVGTAGVVLPNLTKAWQGDAASLDVALTNALLLNIALILLGWHRYKALNTELQARRQSEEEARRLADIDHLTGCHNRRSFTAVLGDLLADLQKREQALAAVAVDLDNFKQVNDLHGHQAGDEVLRATAARIQRLLPDGAVVARLGGDEFVCVVPYHPQVPDRVDQLATRMIEQVARPVECAETAIDITISIGIASSTQMDDMHNGTASAQKLMHKADIAMYHAKKQGKNRFYWFEAPMENELRFRNELEAGIRKGIARGEFRPYYEQQVDLDTGKLAGFEMLARWESPEMGVVGPDIFIPIAEEIGVIGEMSERLISQAFEDAKEWDSELTLSVNISPVQMRDPWFAQKLLKLLVAHNFPPHRLDIEITESCLHENVGMVRSMITSLRNQGVHVSLDDFGTGYSSLSQLRSLPFDRLKIDRAFISELKEEEHGAKLVDAILAMSDGLKLPVTAEGIENEVVLDALKRMGKMKGQGYHYGRPEPAADVLARLGKQDLLAKDKLDNVTEVDFTSASPSRSGDKAAG, from the coding sequence TTGAGCGGCGGAAGGGATGCTTCCGGCCGCGAGCACGACTTGATTACGCTGGGCATCGCCTTTGCCGCGATCATTCTGTTTGTCGGCACCGCAGGTGTGGTTCTGCCGAACCTCACCAAGGCCTGGCAGGGCGATGCTGCGTCACTCGACGTCGCACTGACCAATGCCCTGCTCCTGAACATCGCCCTGATCCTCCTCGGCTGGCATCGCTACAAGGCCCTCAACACCGAGCTTCAGGCCCGTCGCCAATCGGAAGAAGAGGCGCGCCGGCTTGCCGACATCGACCACCTCACCGGCTGCCACAACCGCCGCAGTTTCACAGCCGTCCTGGGCGATCTGCTGGCGGATCTTCAGAAGCGCGAACAGGCGCTGGCGGCCGTTGCGGTCGACCTCGACAATTTCAAGCAGGTGAACGACCTTCACGGGCACCAGGCGGGTGACGAAGTCCTGCGCGCAACCGCAGCGCGGATCCAGCGCCTGCTTCCCGATGGCGCGGTTGTCGCCCGGCTGGGAGGCGACGAATTCGTCTGTGTCGTCCCCTACCATCCGCAGGTCCCCGACCGGGTCGACCAACTTGCCACGCGCATGATCGAGCAGGTCGCGCGTCCGGTCGAATGCGCAGAAACCGCTATCGATATCACCATTTCGATCGGGATCGCTTCCAGCACCCAGATGGACGACATGCACAACGGCACCGCATCGGCACAGAAGCTGATGCACAAGGCCGATATCGCGATGTACCACGCCAAGAAGCAGGGCAAGAACCGCTTCTACTGGTTCGAAGCGCCGATGGAAAATGAGCTGCGCTTCCGCAACGAACTGGAAGCGGGCATCCGCAAGGGCATCGCACGCGGCGAATTCCGTCCCTATTACGAACAGCAGGTCGATCTCGACACGGGCAAGCTGGCCGGTTTCGAAATGCTCGCGCGCTGGGAATCGCCCGAAATGGGCGTCGTCGGTCCCGACATCTTCATTCCCATCGCCGAGGAAATCGGCGTGATCGGCGAGATGAGCGAGCGGCTGATCTCGCAGGCCTTCGAGGATGCGAAGGAATGGGATTCGGAGCTTACCCTTTCGGTCAACATTTCGCCCGTGCAGATGCGCGACCCGTGGTTTGCGCAAAAGCTCCTCAAACTGCTCGTCGCGCACAACTTCCCGCCACATCGCCTCGACATCGAAATCACCGAAAGCTGCCTGCATGAGAATGTCGGCATGGTCCGGTCGATGATTACCTCGCTGCGGAACCAGGGCGTGCATGTCAGCCTGGACGATTTCGGAACCGGCTACTCGAGCCTTTCGCAGCTGCGCAGCCTTCCCTTCGATCGCCTCAAGATCGACCGCGCCTTCATTTCCGAACTCAAGGAAGAAGAGCACGGCGCCAAGCTGGTCGATGCGATCCTCGCCATGAGCGACGGCCTCAAGCTCCCGGTCACCGCCGAGGGCATCGAGAACGAGGTCGTGCTCGATGCGCTCAAGCGCATGGGCAAGATGAAGGGCCAGGGATACCACTACGGCCGCCCGGAACCGGCCGCCGACGTCCTTGCGCGCCTTGGCAAGCAGGACCTGCTGGCCAAGGACAAGCTCGACAACGTAACCGAGGTCGATTTCACCTCCGCCAGCCCTTCGCGCAGCGGAGACAAGGCCGCGGGCTGA
- a CDS encoding EVE domain-containing protein, which yields MRYWLMKSEPFKYSWDDLVAEEEGTWDGVRNHRAKNNLAAMEVGDQAFFYHSREGLEIVGICEVSVAGITDPTDPEGKWAAVKVKPKTKLPHPVTLKQIKAEPQLANCELVKLSRLSVAEITPDEWSVICAMAGI from the coding sequence ATGCGCTACTGGCTGATGAAGTCCGAACCCTTCAAATACAGTTGGGACGATCTCGTCGCCGAAGAAGAGGGTACGTGGGACGGGGTTCGCAACCATCGGGCGAAGAACAATCTCGCTGCCATGGAAGTGGGTGACCAGGCGTTCTTCTACCATTCGCGCGAGGGGCTCGAGATCGTCGGCATTTGTGAGGTCAGCGTTGCCGGCATCACCGACCCCACCGATCCGGAAGGCAAATGGGCGGCAGTCAAGGTGAAGCCCAAGACCAAGCTGCCGCATCCGGTTACGTTGAAGCAGATCAAGGCCGAGCCCCAGCTTGCCAATTGCGAGTTGGTCAAGCTCTCGCGCCTGTCGGTTGCCGAGATCACGCCCGACGAATGGTCCGTGATCTGCGCCATGGCGGGCATTTGA
- a CDS encoding SDR family oxidoreductase has product MKRFEGKRILITGGTSGMGLAGAKMIVEEGGEVAVTGTSQGHLDEAGEALPSGSLVLRNDASDPEAAKELGAKVKEQMGSIDGVWLNAGFGKFGDNTKIDADTFDGMTNVNVRGPVLQMAQLIPLISDGGSVVVTASVSPYLGQPQGAVYAATKGAVTALTRAWAADLAGRNIRANSIAPGPIETNFFEGMGLSDEEVEGFSKQIKKQVPLGRFGSSEEAAQVALFLLSDQSSYVTGSQYMVDGGMTMR; this is encoded by the coding sequence ATGAAGCGATTTGAAGGCAAGCGCATCCTTATCACGGGTGGCACGAGCGGCATGGGGCTTGCTGGTGCCAAGATGATTGTCGAGGAGGGCGGAGAGGTCGCCGTTACCGGGACCAGCCAGGGCCATCTCGACGAAGCCGGGGAAGCGCTGCCTTCCGGATCGCTTGTCCTGCGCAACGACGCCTCCGATCCCGAAGCAGCCAAGGAACTCGGCGCCAAGGTCAAGGAACAGATGGGTTCGATCGACGGCGTGTGGCTCAACGCCGGCTTTGGCAAGTTCGGTGACAATACCAAGATCGATGCGGATACCTTCGATGGCATGACCAACGTCAATGTGCGCGGTCCGGTCCTCCAGATGGCGCAGCTCATTCCGCTCATCTCCGATGGCGGATCGGTCGTCGTGACGGCCTCGGTCTCACCGTATCTCGGGCAGCCGCAGGGCGCCGTTTACGCCGCGACGAAGGGCGCGGTCACAGCGCTGACCCGTGCCTGGGCCGCCGACCTCGCTGGACGGAATATCCGCGCGAACTCCATCGCGCCTGGCCCGATCGAGACCAATTTCTTCGAAGGGATGGGGTTGTCGGACGAAGAGGTCGAAGGCTTCAGCAAGCAGATCAAGAAGCAGGTCCCGCTTGGCCGGTTCGGCTCATCGGAAGAAGCGGCGCAGGTCGCCCTGTTCCTTCTTTCCGATCAGTCCAGCTACGTCACCGGTTCGCAATACATGGTCGATGGCGGAATGACGATGCGTTGA
- a CDS encoding thiamine pyrophosphate-binding protein translates to MTAPVTPQAAQLLVDCLIEQGCDRVFTVPGESFLQVLDGLGQQETIDVVTCRQEGGVAFMACADGAMTGRPGVAFVTRGPGATNASIGVHVAMQDSQPMILFVGDVDSEMRDREGFQEVDFAAFFGPIAKWAARIDSADRIPEYIARAYATAVSGRPGPVVLALPEDMLSRATDARPRPRAERPAQAPCPDAMQAMMALIADAASPVAIIGGAGWNAKAREHFQLFAERLGIPVATAFRRQDAIAPSSPVYAGNLGYGPNPKLVERVKNADLILAVGARLGEATTDGYTVPPLTAPDRTLIHIHPDPNELGSVYPADLAICAAMDDFAESAALWDDGDAIDFDAGREAHAEWEAWATAHPNDHALDMGQAVQFMRDTLPADTIICNGAGNFSGWWHRYWRYAGFPTQLAPTCGAMGYGVPAAVSAALRFPDRTVVAVAGDGDFLMNGQELATAAQHGANMIVIVVDNSAYGTIRMHQEREFPGEERISATRLANPDFAALGAAFGGWSASAGTTQEFKDALVAAQGRSGLRLIHCTIDIEQLAASGASVSGLRSR, encoded by the coding sequence ATGACCGCACCTGTTACGCCACAAGCCGCCCAGCTCCTCGTCGACTGCCTGATCGAACAGGGCTGCGACAGGGTCTTCACCGTGCCCGGAGAGAGCTTTCTCCAGGTCCTCGACGGGCTCGGCCAGCAGGAGACAATCGATGTCGTCACCTGCCGCCAGGAGGGGGGCGTTGCTTTCATGGCCTGCGCCGATGGCGCCATGACCGGCCGACCCGGTGTCGCCTTCGTCACGCGCGGCCCCGGCGCGACCAACGCCAGCATCGGCGTGCATGTCGCCATGCAGGATTCTCAGCCGATGATCCTGTTCGTGGGCGATGTCGACAGCGAGATGCGGGACCGAGAAGGCTTCCAGGAGGTCGACTTCGCGGCCTTCTTCGGGCCGATCGCCAAATGGGCCGCCCGCATCGATTCGGCCGACCGCATCCCTGAGTATATCGCGCGCGCCTACGCCACGGCGGTTTCGGGACGCCCCGGCCCGGTCGTGCTTGCCCTGCCCGAAGACATGCTGAGCCGCGCTACCGATGCGCGCCCTCGCCCGCGCGCAGAGCGCCCTGCACAGGCCCCCTGCCCTGACGCAATGCAGGCCATGATGGCGCTGATCGCCGATGCCGCATCGCCCGTCGCCATCATCGGCGGTGCGGGCTGGAATGCGAAGGCGCGCGAACACTTCCAGCTGTTTGCAGAGCGCCTGGGCATTCCTGTGGCCACCGCCTTCCGGCGTCAGGACGCAATCGCGCCGTCGAGCCCGGTCTATGCCGGTAACCTCGGCTATGGCCCCAATCCAAAACTGGTCGAGCGAGTAAAGAACGCAGACCTCATCCTCGCGGTTGGCGCGCGTCTCGGCGAGGCGACGACCGACGGCTACACTGTGCCTCCGCTCACCGCGCCCGATCGCACGCTGATCCACATTCATCCCGATCCCAACGAGCTTGGTAGCGTCTATCCCGCTGACCTCGCCATTTGCGCCGCCATGGACGATTTCGCCGAAAGCGCGGCGCTGTGGGACGATGGCGATGCGATCGATTTCGACGCCGGGCGCGAAGCCCACGCGGAATGGGAAGCGTGGGCGACCGCGCACCCCAACGATCACGCGCTAGACATGGGCCAGGCGGTGCAGTTCATGCGCGACACGCTGCCTGCCGATACGATCATCTGCAACGGAGCCGGTAATTTCTCCGGCTGGTGGCACCGCTACTGGCGCTACGCCGGCTTCCCGACCCAGCTCGCGCCCACCTGCGGCGCCATGGGCTACGGCGTCCCCGCAGCGGTTTCGGCCGCACTCCGCTTTCCGGACCGCACCGTCGTTGCAGTGGCCGGCGATGGCGATTTCCTGATGAACGGGCAGGAGCTTGCAACCGCCGCGCAGCACGGTGCCAACATGATCGTGATCGTGGTCGACAACTCCGCTTACGGGACCATCCGCATGCACCAGGAACGCGAGTTTCCGGGTGAAGAACGGATCAGCGCCACGCGCCTCGCCAACCCCGATTTCGCCGCGCTCGGTGCAGCCTTCGGTGGCTGGTCTGCCAGCGCCGGGACGACGCAGGAGTTCAAGGATGCGCTTGTCGCGGCTCAGGGCCGCAGCGGGCTACGCCTCATTCATTGCACGATCGACATCGAACAGCTCGCCGCCAGTGGAGCGAGTGTCAGCGGTTTGCGCAGCCGCTAG